From a region of the Bermanella marisrubri genome:
- a CDS encoding N-acetyl sugar amidotransferase, translating into MSDVQYCKRCLFPETKPDLYFDEEGICDACRSAERKHGTEDAIDWEQRKRDFDSILDSARERATGPYDCLVPVSGGKDSTWQVYAMKKIHGMNPLAVTFDQFDQTSTGRHNLDVLRSIGVDHVHFTLNPNVVKPLIKKGFEIVGDHYWVNHVGIYTVPFHFAVNFGIPLVIFGENPQFEYGGPLLSRDNMVMDRKWRQEFGLMRGLREEDMVDDEISMTDLKMLCYPSDDDMHNAGVLGTFYGHFFKWDASVHTELVKKLGWSPLPSAPSGSWVDYENCDMKFIDIRERVKYLKFGYGRATDQLNIEIRNGRITRQEALEIAIETDGKVDPDNVKAFCEYIDITLSEYTDIMDSFVNHDIFKQDEDGEWILRGKRA; encoded by the coding sequence ATGAGTGACGTACAGTATTGTAAGCGCTGCTTGTTCCCAGAAACTAAGCCCGACTTATATTTTGATGAGGAGGGCATATGTGATGCCTGTCGGTCTGCTGAACGAAAGCACGGTACTGAAGATGCCATCGATTGGGAACAACGCAAGCGTGATTTCGATAGTATTTTGGATTCTGCTAGAGAGCGTGCAACTGGCCCATATGATTGTTTAGTACCTGTCAGCGGAGGTAAGGACAGTACTTGGCAAGTGTATGCAATGAAAAAAATCCATGGCATGAATCCCCTCGCGGTAACGTTTGATCAGTTCGATCAGACAAGTACTGGACGTCATAACTTGGACGTGTTGCGATCGATCGGTGTTGATCACGTTCACTTCACTCTAAATCCAAACGTGGTGAAGCCTCTAATCAAAAAGGGGTTTGAAATTGTTGGTGATCACTACTGGGTGAATCACGTTGGAATTTATACTGTCCCATTCCATTTTGCAGTCAACTTTGGTATTCCATTGGTGATATTTGGCGAGAATCCTCAGTTTGAATACGGTGGCCCCTTGCTTAGCAGGGATAATATGGTGATGGATAGAAAATGGCGTCAAGAATTTGGGCTAATGCGGGGATTGAGAGAAGAGGATATGGTTGATGATGAAATATCCATGACCGACCTCAAGATGCTGTGTTACCCAAGTGACGATGATATGCACAATGCAGGTGTTTTGGGAACGTTTTATGGTCACTTTTTTAAGTGGGACGCATCAGTTCATACGGAGCTGGTTAAAAAACTCGGTTGGTCACCTTTACCATCTGCGCCATCAGGGTCATGGGTCGACTACGAAAACTGCGACATGAAATTTATTGATATTCGAGAGAGGGTTAAATATTTAAAATTCGGTTATGGTCGAGCGACAGATCAATTAAATATCGAAATCCGCAATGGAAGAATAACACGCCAAGAAGCATTAGAAATAGCGATCGAGACTGATGGGAAAGTTGATCCCGACAACGTAAAAGCATTTTGCGAGTATATTGATATAACTTTATCAGAATACACGGATATCATGGATTCGTTTGTGAATCATGATATTTTCAAGCAGGATGAAGATGGTGAATGGATACTTAGAGGTAAGAGGGCATAG
- the hisF gene encoding imidazole glycerol phosphate synthase subunit HisF: MLKIRIIPILLIKGNSVVKTVQFSEPRMVGDAITNVKVFSSRKADEMVIVDIEATEKKRINLPLLKRLSSHCIMPLTIGGGVTTLEDAEDLFSVGADKVLVNSAFYNRPEILTDISSKFGRQAVVFSLDVMKKSNEYVPVSKNGSVKQSWTLRETVERAIEYGAGEIILNSVDCDGMMQGFDLNLCKQVSDISSVPVVIAGGCGTKEDCVLAVNSGADAVAAGSIFYWVGESILTIKDYMNKNGLEVRLL; the protein is encoded by the coding sequence ATGTTAAAAATTAGAATTATTCCAATTCTACTAATAAAGGGAAACTCAGTAGTCAAGACGGTTCAATTTTCTGAACCGCGAATGGTTGGGGATGCAATAACTAATGTAAAAGTATTTTCTAGCCGAAAGGCTGATGAGATGGTTATTGTAGATATCGAAGCCACAGAGAAAAAGCGCATAAATCTCCCTCTATTAAAGCGTTTGTCATCACATTGCATTATGCCGCTAACCATAGGTGGTGGCGTCACTACATTGGAAGATGCCGAAGATTTGTTTAGTGTAGGTGCGGATAAAGTACTTGTTAATAGTGCTTTTTATAATAGACCAGAGATTCTAACCGATATTAGCTCTAAGTTTGGCCGTCAAGCAGTTGTTTTTTCCTTGGATGTAATGAAGAAGAGCAATGAATATGTTCCCGTCTCTAAAAACGGTAGCGTAAAACAAAGCTGGACTCTCCGTGAAACTGTAGAGAGAGCTATTGAGTATGGTGCAGGAGAGATTATTTTAAATTCTGTTGATTGCGATGGAATGATGCAGGGGTTTGACCTAAATCTGTGTAAGCAAGTATCTGACATTTCTAGTGTTCCAGTTGTGATCGCAGGCGGGTGTGGAACGAAGGAAGACTGTGTACTTGCGGTGAATAGCGGAGCTGACGCAGTTGCTGCAGGCAGTATTTTTTATTGGGTTGGCGAAAGTATTTTAACGATTAAAGACTATATGAATAAAAATGGATTGGAGGTGCGTTTATTATGA
- the hisH gene encoding imidazole glycerol phosphate synthase subunit HisH produces the protein MEINDNSIGVVDYGCGNLFSVENAIKKITKNYFISSDYEKLKSADRIILPGVGSFSKAMSNLRALGIDDLIIEHVNSGKPLLGICLGMQILLSKGYEHGETKGLDLVSGEVLLFPSLEGYRIPHMGWNEVLYKSDVPNEFENIDNKTCFYFVHSYYCDVTEDIKKVYVNYCDMDVVVGFEKGNIKGVQFHPEKSQDAGIYLLRQFINGGT, from the coding sequence ATGGAGATAAATGACAATAGTATTGGAGTCGTAGACTATGGCTGTGGGAATCTATTTTCGGTCGAAAATGCAATAAAAAAAATCACAAAAAATTACTTTATCTCGTCTGACTATGAGAAATTAAAGAGTGCCGATCGCATAATATTACCAGGCGTTGGCTCTTTCTCAAAAGCAATGAGTAATTTACGCGCACTAGGCATTGATGATCTTATCATTGAGCATGTCAATTCGGGAAAACCATTGCTTGGAATTTGCCTTGGTATGCAGATACTCCTCAGTAAAGGATATGAACATGGCGAGACTAAAGGTCTCGATCTGGTATCTGGTGAGGTTTTACTTTTTCCGTCCCTAGAAGGATACAGAATACCTCATATGGGATGGAACGAAGTACTTTACAAATCTGATGTGCCCAACGAATTTGAAAATATTGATAATAAAACCTGTTTTTATTTTGTCCATAGCTATTATTGTGACGTTACTGAAGATATTAAAAAAGTTTACGTGAATTACTGTGATATGGATGTGGTTGTGGGTTTTGAAAAGGGAAATATTAAAGGCGTTCAGTTCCATCCCGAAAAGAGCCAAGATGCAGGTATATATCTGTTAAGGCAGTTTATAAATGGCGGTACCTAG
- the pseI gene encoding pseudaminic acid synthase — protein MKAIKIDNRRIALDEKPYIVAELSANHNGSLDEAKRLIALAKKSGANAVKLQTYTPDTITINCDKPDFKISDGLWEGYTLYDLYVEAHTPFEWHKELFEYSRTQKITCFSSPFDESAVDLLEDLNCPAYKIASFEAIDLPLIKYVASTKKPMIISTGMANKEEISEALEVARSQGNKQIILLHCISAYPAPLDQANLKMVNTLARDFNVLTGLSDHTLGNEAALASVALGSVFIEKHFTHSRNDKGPDSSFSMEPHDLERLATMTSAIKEAIGNGGYQQAPSESQNRVFRRSLYVVKDIKKGQALTRDNIRSIRPGYGLEPKHLDKCIGKIAVRDLERGSALSWDDIKID, from the coding sequence ATGAAAGCTATAAAAATTGATAATAGGCGTATCGCTCTTGATGAAAAGCCTTATATTGTCGCAGAATTATCAGCCAATCATAATGGTAGTCTCGATGAAGCAAAGCGCTTGATTGCATTGGCAAAAAAATCTGGAGCAAATGCGGTTAAATTGCAGACATATACACCGGACACAATAACCATCAACTGTGATAAACCAGATTTTAAAATTAGTGATGGCTTATGGGAAGGCTATACACTTTACGATCTTTATGTCGAAGCGCACACCCCATTCGAATGGCACAAAGAATTGTTTGAATATAGTAGGACGCAAAAAATCACTTGCTTTAGCTCACCATTCGATGAAAGTGCCGTTGATTTACTTGAAGATCTAAATTGTCCAGCATACAAAATTGCCTCGTTCGAAGCAATTGATTTGCCTCTTATAAAATATGTCGCTAGTACTAAAAAGCCCATGATTATTTCTACTGGAATGGCCAATAAAGAAGAAATTTCAGAGGCCTTAGAGGTCGCTCGATCACAAGGCAACAAGCAAATAATCTTGCTTCATTGTATTAGTGCATACCCAGCCCCATTAGATCAAGCTAATTTAAAGATGGTAAATACCTTGGCTCGTGACTTCAATGTACTTACTGGCTTGTCTGATCATACCCTGGGCAATGAAGCAGCATTAGCATCCGTTGCTTTAGGGAGCGTTTTTATCGAGAAACATTTTACACATTCTCGTAATGACAAAGGCCCTGATTCAAGTTTCTCAATGGAACCGCATGATTTAGAACGACTGGCAACTATGACTAGTGCAATTAAGGAAGCAATAGGAAATGGTGGTTATCAGCAAGCGCCTTCTGAGAGTCAGAATAGAGTTTTCCGTCGTTCGCTATACGTAGTCAAGGATATTAAGAAAGGGCAGGCGCTTACACGAGACAATATACGTAGCATTAGACCCGGCTATGGGTTAGAGCCAAAGCATCTTGATAAATGTATCGGAAAAATAGCGGTTAGAGACCTCGAACGCGGTTCAGCTTTAAGTTGGGATGACATTAAAATTGACTAA
- the pseG gene encoding UDP-2,4-diacetamido-2,4,6-trideoxy-beta-L-altropyranose hydrolase has product MNVIFRIEANNSIGLGHLMRAFSLAHWLSKEYKCTFVISDKSISIKNEIEKRGYVAQLISYSEDTLEDAIRTCSLIEKLDDSVAYIVVDDYRLDEAWESYCSDRLKINMVVIDDLDDRPHNCDYIIDGSLGRCETSYARSTINKNKFFGIKYCLLSPYYRELRKDAIHRRKLDSGVNNILVSFGATDPKNFSLKALKAIKESCFNGSVTVITTRYNKNIKTIEEYKNKDVQLLIDHDDIPSLIINADLCIGALGISLLERSCLGLPSICLKVAENQNYNATSAFDFGISDVIDEDDIVDSINKNINKEVSERRILMNHLMSTVDGLGAYRVAIKCFGLMPSVQLRELKYSDSESLFEWQNQPYAREYSRNSSVPSLEEHNEWIRLSLNDERRHMWIIMADGNEAGYVRLDDKVDNYEVSILIDSCFQGLGIARGALEELKMKTEKPIQAFIHKNNVASLRMFLATGFEYKGDNYYQWSPE; this is encoded by the coding sequence ATGAATGTGATATTTAGAATTGAGGCTAATAATAGCATTGGTCTTGGACATCTTATGAGAGCCTTCTCTTTAGCTCATTGGCTGTCAAAAGAATACAAATGTACATTCGTGATCTCTGATAAATCAATATCTATTAAGAACGAAATCGAGAAAAGAGGCTATGTAGCTCAGCTTATTTCCTATTCTGAGGACACACTTGAAGATGCTATAAGGACATGTAGTTTAATTGAAAAACTGGATGATTCTGTTGCCTATATTGTGGTGGATGATTACAGGCTTGATGAAGCTTGGGAGTCTTACTGTTCAGATCGGTTAAAGATTAATATGGTTGTTATTGATGATTTAGATGATCGGCCACACAACTGCGACTACATTATTGATGGCTCATTAGGGAGATGTGAGACTAGTTATGCTAGATCAACTATCAATAAAAATAAGTTCTTTGGTATTAAATATTGCCTGTTGTCACCATATTATCGAGAGTTAAGAAAAGACGCGATTCATAGAAGAAAACTCGATTCAGGGGTTAATAATATACTGGTCTCTTTTGGAGCGACTGATCCGAAGAATTTTAGTTTAAAAGCACTGAAGGCTATTAAGGAATCTTGCTTCAATGGAAGTGTTACTGTGATTACTACTCGATATAATAAAAATATAAAAACTATAGAAGAGTATAAAAATAAAGATGTCCAATTATTAATTGATCACGATGATATACCTTCACTTATAATTAATGCTGACTTATGCATTGGTGCACTTGGAATAAGTCTCCTCGAAAGATCTTGCTTAGGCTTACCAAGCATTTGCTTGAAAGTTGCTGAAAATCAAAATTACAATGCCACTTCAGCTTTTGATTTTGGTATTTCAGATGTCATCGATGAAGATGATATTGTTGATTCAATTAATAAAAATATAAATAAGGAAGTATCTGAAAGACGTATCCTAATGAATCATCTAATGTCTACTGTAGATGGATTAGGAGCATACCGAGTTGCCATTAAATGTTTTGGCTTAATGCCAAGTGTTCAGCTTAGAGAATTGAAATATTCAGATTCAGAATCTTTGTTTGAGTGGCAGAATCAGCCTTATGCAAGAGAGTACAGTAGAAATTCATCAGTACCATCATTAGAAGAGCACAATGAATGGATAAGACTTTCATTAAATGATGAACGTAGACATATGTGGATCATAATGGCAGACGGAAATGAAGCTGGTTACGTCCGCTTAGATGACAAGGTGGATAATTATGAAGTTAGCATATTGATTGATTCTTGCTTTCAAGGATTAGGTATTGCAAGAGGCGCATTAGAAGAGTTGAAAATGAAGACTGAAAAACCTATTCAAGCTTTCATTCATAAGAATAATGTAGCATCACTACGTATGTTTTTAGCTACTGGTTTTGAATATAAAGGTGATAACTATTATCAATGGAGTCCAGAATGA
- the pseF gene encoding pseudaminic acid cytidylyltransferase produces MNVAIIPARGGSKRIADKNIRNFLGQPIIAYSINSALESKLFDRIIVSTDSAKISEIASYYGAEVPFIRPDELADDYTATVDVISHAVKELNLDDDDLVTCIYATAPFLNHQRLISAHELFHDQYPTYCFPVVEFEFPIQRSVSLHEGRVKVKEPSKIASRSQDLIPYYHDVGQFYVGLASTWKDRVPIISNEASAFVISRKLLIQRKTGLWPKTFIVLFIARAV; encoded by the coding sequence ATGAATGTTGCAATTATTCCGGCGCGCGGAGGTAGTAAACGCATAGCGGATAAAAACATTCGTAATTTCCTAGGCCAGCCTATAATCGCCTATTCAATTAATTCTGCGTTAGAATCTAAATTGTTTGATCGCATTATAGTGTCTACGGATAGCGCCAAGATATCTGAGATTGCATCGTATTATGGAGCAGAGGTTCCGTTTATTCGTCCAGATGAGTTAGCTGATGATTATACAGCAACGGTTGATGTCATTAGTCATGCTGTAAAAGAACTAAACCTGGATGATGATGATCTTGTAACTTGTATTTATGCGACAGCGCCTTTTTTAAATCATCAACGACTGATATCAGCTCATGAATTGTTTCATGATCAGTATCCAACATACTGTTTTCCCGTCGTCGAATTTGAATTTCCGATTCAGCGCAGCGTGTCTTTACACGAAGGTAGAGTGAAGGTTAAGGAACCGAGCAAGATTGCATCAAGATCGCAAGATCTTATTCCATATTACCATGACGTGGGGCAATTCTATGTGGGATTAGCGAGTACGTGGAAAGACCGAGTTCCGATTATATCTAACGAAGCAAGCGCTTTCGTTATTTCCAGAAAATTATTGATACAGAGGAAGACTGGATTATGGCCGAAAACCTTTATCGTACTTTTCATAGCTAGAGCGGTCTAA
- the pseC gene encoding UDP-4-amino-4,6-dideoxy-N-acetyl-beta-L-altrosamine transaminase: MVSNGRRNTSTLARSERMIPYGRQNVNQEDIDSVIEVLESDYLTQGKMVNTFEDAICKKVSAKYAVAVNSATSALHLACKALELGPGDLAWTSAISFVASANCALYCGADIDFIDIERETVNISVSELEQKLQRCLDQSLPLPKVLIVVHMAGHSADMKGIKQLSEQYGFRIIEDASHAIGSRYLNESVGSCQFSDAAIFSFHPVKIITTGEGGVLTTNCETIANTAKLLRSHGITRDNHDRNEGWYYEQLQLGFNYRLTDIQAALGFSQLKRLDEFVKKRQEKASYYIEQLSKLDLLLPNVNQLQSASWHLFIIQLKRHDRHSIFDCLRKKGIGVNVHYIPIYLQPYYRDKGFSSGYCPNAENYYSSALSLPLYPDLTKENQKYIIDVLKEVLQ; this comes from the coding sequence ATGGTTTCTAACGGTAGAAGAAACACAAGTACTCTTGCAAGAAGCGAACGCATGATTCCCTATGGTCGTCAGAATGTAAATCAAGAAGATATTGATAGCGTCATAGAAGTCTTAGAAAGTGACTATTTAACTCAAGGTAAAATGGTTAATACTTTCGAGGACGCGATCTGTAAAAAGGTTAGCGCTAAATATGCAGTCGCTGTTAATAGTGCAACTTCCGCTTTGCATTTAGCTTGTAAGGCCTTAGAACTTGGTCCGGGTGACTTAGCTTGGACATCTGCTATTTCATTTGTTGCGAGTGCAAATTGTGCTCTTTACTGTGGTGCAGATATTGACTTTATTGATATAGAACGAGAAACGGTCAACATATCGGTAAGCGAACTCGAACAAAAGCTTCAACGATGTCTAGATCAAAGTTTACCTCTCCCTAAAGTACTGATTGTAGTGCATATGGCAGGCCATAGTGCTGATATGAAGGGAATAAAACAGCTATCGGAACAATATGGATTCCGGATTATAGAAGATGCTTCTCATGCTATTGGGTCTCGCTACTTAAATGAAAGTGTTGGAAGCTGCCAGTTTAGTGATGCCGCTATCTTTAGTTTTCATCCTGTAAAAATTATAACCACTGGTGAAGGCGGGGTCCTTACGACAAACTGCGAAACCATTGCCAATACTGCCAAATTATTGAGATCTCATGGAATCACCCGAGATAATCATGACCGAAATGAAGGCTGGTACTATGAACAGTTACAATTGGGTTTTAATTATCGATTAACAGATATACAAGCTGCTTTGGGATTCTCTCAGTTAAAACGATTAGATGAGTTTGTAAAAAAGAGACAGGAGAAGGCGAGTTATTATATAGAGCAGCTTTCGAAGTTGGATCTTTTATTGCCAAACGTCAATCAGCTTCAATCCGCATCTTGGCATTTGTTTATTATCCAATTAAAGCGCCATGACCGGCATTCAATTTTTGATTGCTTGAGGAAAAAAGGTATTGGCGTAAATGTTCACTACATTCCAATATATCTTCAACCGTATTATAGAGACAAAGGATTTAGTTCTGGGTATTGTCCAAATGCTGAGAATTATTATTCGTCAGCCTTGAGTTTACCCCTTTATCCAGACTTAACTAAAGAAAACCAAAAATACATAATTGATGTTCTCAAGGAAGTATTACAATGA